The DNA window CGATGCTTCCCGCCGGCACCGACAGCGCTCCGAATTTCGTGGTGTTGGTGCAAAGTTCGTTGAGTGTCATCGCCAGGGCGATCACCGCTCCCGACGTGATTTTGACGTCGGGACCGGCGATCGAAAATCTGCCGGCGCCCTCGCTGTCATACGGCGCGGTCGCGCCGCGGATCGTGCTTGCAAAGTCGGCATTTGCCCATCTCGCTTGCAAAAGCAGATCGTGCGCTCGACCGAGCGCGACCAGTCGCCCTTCGATCGCGTGTTGCCCGTGTTCGATACTTGTTGCTGTCCGCAGGCTTTGTGAGGCAATGGCACTCACGGTCGCCAGGGTGTTCTTGATGCGGTGGTGCAACTCCTCCAGAATTAATTTTTGCAGCTTATCAGCGGCTTCGCGCTGCTTCGCGTCGATGCCCGCCTGCGCCAACAGAACCTCTGCGTCGATGCTCGCTTGCTCGAGCAACAGGCGCAGGCTGTCGTTTTCTGCCGTCAAAACTTCGTTGGAAGCAGAACCATTTGATCGTGGCGTCTCAGAACTTTTGCGCGTTTCGGCCTGCGCAGCCTTGGCGAGAACCGGGGAAATATCAGCCTGTACGATACTTAGGGAACCCTGCCCAAGCATTTCCTGCATTTCCGCGATCATCTGCTTCACCTCCAGCGGCTTTCCAAAAAAGCGACTGTGGACGGGCTTTTCGGCGTCGGTCGGCGTCAGTTTGCCGGAAACAAGGATGATCTTGATGGATGGCCATCGCTCATGGACGGCGTGGGCCAGCTTGAGGCCATCCATGCTGCCGGGCATCTGAATGTCGGTAAACAGGAGTTCGATATCGGAGCGTGATTCAAGAATGGCGAGCGCCTCGTCGGCGTTCAGCGCTTCGACGGGAGTGAACCCCGCATCCTCGACGATGTCTACCGCACGCATGCGCAGCAGCATTTCGTCCTCGACGACGAGAACTTTGGGGGGCGCCGGGGTTTGGTGAAGAAGCATAATGGCCTGGCGATTTCTTTATGAGCCAAAATTGATCAGTCCGCGCCAGCTGCTCGCTCATGGCTTCGGACATGCAATCAGGCTTATGAATACTGATTGTCCGCCTCCTTGTAGCACAGCGCCGGCGGCGAGCACGGAATAAGAGTCGATCTGAATGTGAGCTGTTTTGCTCACTCCCCGCAGACCAACGGAGAACGCCTTTGCAACAGGAGCGATCAATCCGGCGTGGCCCCTGCTTATCGGTGGAGAAGAGACATCCGTGGAGAATTTAAACTCCAATTTGCATAATCTAACCCGCCCGCCAGCGAGGATGTGTACTCGTAAATCCGCGCTTTGAGCTCTCCGATAGCCGCAGCGAAGGCGGACACGCAGGAAGTCCGGGTTGGGCCCATCAGCGCAATCTTGAAAGTCGAGGCCGGTGCATTCGTGGTCTATGAATTTTGTTGGTTATGAACCGCGCGAGCCAGCCAGAAAATCCGACCACCCTTTGCCGGGTCATTGATCGAATGCTCGATGAGTTCGAAACCGACGTCCGCCAATAAGGCCTTATATTCGGACGCATCGAGGCTTGCGTGGTACAGAGGATCGCCTCGGTACGAGCCCAATGCCTCGCCATGACCAAAGCCGGCATTGAACATCAGAATAGCGGATGGCGCCGCGTGCGCGGCAAATATGCCAAACATCGTCCGCTGGTCTTCGTGCCGGAGATGAAAGAAGCTATCCCAAGCCAATACCCCGCCAAATCGCTGGCCAAGAGCCAAAGACCGCATATCGCCGACGATCCACTCCTGATCGGGCATCCTGGTTCGGCATAGCGAAATAAGCGTCGGGGAGCTGTCCACGCCAGTGACGTGAAAGCCCTGCGCAACCATGTGAAACGCAACGGGCGATCCGCCCCCACAGCCAAGATCCAGAACAGGCGCGCCCCGTGGCAGGAAACCAAGGAAGCGCTCGATAAAGGGTTTATCGATCCAATCAGCAGCACGGCGGTCGGCATCCCATGACAACGCATGGCGCTCATAATGGTCTACAATCCGGTTTGCAGCATCTTCCATGGAAACCTCCGTGCACCGCTGAACTGTCAGCACTCGACCGACGGTTCCAAAACGTCTGTCTTGGGTGAAACTCGGTAAGTCTCAGCTTCAGGACAACAAATCCGCTTCATTGAGATTGGCCCCCAGACCGTGATTCACGTCTTAAAAAAGATGGGCGCTCCCACAATTTCGTCGTTAAGACGATGACGTTATGCGTGCGTCAGGTGGCACCACGATGGGTGTCATGATGGAAAGGTAGACCGCCGACCAAGCTCCAATATTCTGAGAATTTTGCCTTGAACACCACGTTCCGCCGAACCAATTGCTGCGGATCAAGGCGTTCGTCAGCATGGCGCCAATCTCGAACGACGAGGAGTTGAAAATGTCCCAACCGGAACACTTTGAAATGCTCATCATCGGTAGTGGCGAAGGCGGCAAATATCTGGCCTGGCACATGGCCAAATCCGGGCGCCGCACGGCCGTCGTTGAACGCAAGTTGATCGGCGGTTCCTGTCCCAACACCAACTGCCTGCCCAGCAAGAACGAAATTTGGAGCGCAAAAGTTGCCGATTTCGTTCACCACGCCGGCCGCTTTGGCACCGTGACCGGCCCCACCGCCACGGACATGAAACAAGTGCAGGCGCGAAAGCGCGGCATGGTCGAGGACATGATCGCCAAACATCTCGAGCTCTACAAGGCCAGCGGCGCCGAGCTGATCATGGGTACGGCCCGCTTCATTGCGCCGAAAACCATCGAGGTTGAATTGAACGACGGCGGCACCCGCGTGCTGACCGGCGAGCGCGTGGCTATTAATCTGGGGACGCATGCGACGATCCCGGATATTCCGGGCCTCGCGGCCGCAGCGCCACTCACCAATGTCGAGTTGCTCGAGCTCGATCGACTGCCCGAGCACTTGATCGTACTGGGCGGCGGGTATGTCGGCCTCGAGCTGGCGCAAGCCTATCGCCGCTTCGGCAGCCGCGTCAGCATCGTGGAAACAGGACCGCAGCTCGCCGGCCGGGAAGATTCCGATGTCACGGCCGCGCTCCTCGAGATGCTGCGCGACGAAGGCGTCGTGGTGCATCTCGGAGTCAAGGTTCTGCGTGTGGAGGGCCGGTCCGGACAGGCCGTCAGCCTGCAAATGCGCACATCGGCAGGCGATCAGACCATCGAAGGCAGCGATATCCTGGTCGCGGCGGGACGCACTCCCAATACGAGCGGGATTGGGCTCGACATCGCCGGTGTCACACTCGACGAGCGCGGATATATCGCAGTCAATGATCGGCTCGAGACCAGCGCACCCGGTGTCTGGGCGATTGGCGAGGCCGCAGGCAGCCCACAGTTCACCCATGTCTCGTTCGACGATTTCCGCATCATCTCGGCCAATCTGACCGGCGGGAATCGTACCAAGCGTGATCGGCTGGTCCCGTACTGCATGTTCACCGACCCGCCGCTCGCGCGCGTCGGCTTGAGCGAGGCCGAGGCCCAGCGCCAGGGCATTGCCGTTCGCGTCGCCAAGCTGCCCGTCGCCGCTGTGTTGCGAGCGCAGACGATATCGGAGACGCGCGGCTTCATGAAGGCGCTGGTCGAGG is part of the Bradyrhizobium canariense genome and encodes:
- a CDS encoding HWE histidine kinase domain-containing protein — encoded protein: MLLRMRAVDIVEDAGFTPVEALNADEALAILESRSDIELLFTDIQMPGSMDGLKLAHAVHERWPSIKIILVSGKLTPTDAEKPVHSRFFGKPLEVKQMIAEMQEMLGQGSLSIVQADISPVLAKAAQAETRKSSETPRSNGSASNEVLTAENDSLRLLLEQASIDAEVLLAQAGIDAKQREAADKLQKLILEELHHRIKNTLATVSAIASQSLRTATSIEHGQHAIEGRLVALGRAHDLLLQARWANADFASTIRGATAPYDSEGAGRFSIAGPDVKITSGAVIALAMTLNELCTNTTKFGALSVPAGSIDIAWKIDEATQRLQLTWSEKDGPSVRAPSRQSFGTRLIESLGQQLKGQVQLAYEPTGFVYTLRVPMASLVAPA
- a CDS encoding class I SAM-dependent DNA methyltransferase is translated as MEDAANRIVDHYERHALSWDADRRAADWIDKPFIERFLGFLPRGAPVLDLGCGGGSPVAFHMVAQGFHVTGVDSSPTLISLCRTRMPDQEWIVGDMRSLALGQRFGGVLAWDSFFHLRHEDQRTMFGIFAAHAAPSAILMFNAGFGHGEALGSYRGDPLYHASLDASEYKALLADVGFELIEHSINDPAKGGRIFWLARAVHNQQNS
- a CDS encoding mercuric reductase — its product is MSQPEHFEMLIIGSGEGGKYLAWHMAKSGRRTAVVERKLIGGSCPNTNCLPSKNEIWSAKVADFVHHAGRFGTVTGPTATDMKQVQARKRGMVEDMIAKHLELYKASGAELIMGTARFIAPKTIEVELNDGGTRVLTGERVAINLGTHATIPDIPGLAAAAPLTNVELLELDRLPEHLIVLGGGYVGLELAQAYRRFGSRVSIVETGPQLAGREDSDVTAALLEMLRDEGVVVHLGVKVLRVEGRSGQAVSLQMRTSAGDQTIEGSDILVAAGRTPNTSGIGLDIAGVTLDERGYIAVNDRLETSAPGVWAIGEAAGSPQFTHVSFDDFRIISANLTGGNRTKRDRLVPYCMFTDPPLARVGLSEAEAQRQGIAVRVAKLPVAAVLRAQTISETRGFMKALVEAGGERILGFTMIGAEAGEVMTVVQAAMLAGMPYTGLRDAIIAHPTMAEALGALFSNLPAR